The Lacipirellula parvula genome window below encodes:
- a CDS encoding efflux RND transporter periplasmic adaptor subunit, translating into MALKAFYVSLAVLLGISGWWGWRTWQTSTQSTEAPAAATVKPPLGSVPVRISPQAKANMGLVSAPTKPGTYWRTAEFPAVIVEKPGITSRGVVAPIAGVVSKIHAFPGDTVAANAPLATLRLLSDSVYSSQLELFKATKDSAITKSQIERLSAAAASGALPKSRLIELENELERQAATIQAYRQDLAARGVAEEQIDAVGKGEFLTEMTVYAPAADSATQSIVDQREVPFTFEVESLEVELGQQVAAGDVLFKLADHSQLLIEGRGFKDDLPLIQAAVSNGWNAEVDLPTSPEGDWPELSHEFQIDRVSNSIDPQTRTFGFFVALGNQQQAYARDGKNRVMWRFRPGSQLRLRVPVEKFENVFVVPQAAVVWEGPEAFVFQQDGQFFHRRPVQVLHQDRLNAVVAAGAGIRSGDYLAQGSAASLNRIMKSQAQEASGAPPGMHVHPDGTTHAAH; encoded by the coding sequence ATGGCACTCAAGGCGTTTTACGTCAGCCTCGCCGTCTTACTAGGCATCTCCGGCTGGTGGGGCTGGCGAACGTGGCAAACTTCGACGCAATCGACGGAGGCTCCCGCTGCAGCCACCGTCAAGCCGCCGCTGGGTTCGGTTCCGGTGAGGATCAGCCCGCAAGCTAAGGCGAACATGGGCCTTGTCTCGGCGCCGACTAAACCGGGGACGTACTGGCGAACGGCGGAATTCCCGGCGGTCATCGTCGAGAAACCTGGAATTACGAGTCGCGGCGTCGTCGCCCCCATTGCCGGCGTCGTTTCAAAGATTCACGCATTCCCCGGCGATACCGTAGCCGCCAACGCTCCGCTCGCGACGCTGCGATTGCTGAGCGACTCGGTCTACAGTTCGCAACTTGAACTGTTCAAGGCAACCAAAGATTCGGCGATCACGAAGAGCCAGATCGAACGGTTGTCAGCGGCCGCTGCGTCGGGCGCGTTACCGAAGTCGCGCTTGATTGAACTTGAAAACGAATTGGAGCGGCAGGCAGCGACAATCCAAGCCTACCGGCAAGACCTCGCAGCTCGCGGCGTTGCGGAAGAGCAAATCGACGCGGTCGGCAAAGGCGAATTCCTCACGGAAATGACGGTCTACGCCCCCGCGGCGGACAGTGCAACACAAAGCATCGTAGACCAACGCGAGGTGCCCTTTACGTTCGAGGTTGAGTCGCTAGAAGTTGAACTCGGCCAGCAAGTCGCGGCAGGAGATGTGCTGTTCAAGCTCGCCGACCATAGCCAGTTACTCATCGAAGGGCGCGGCTTCAAAGACGACCTGCCGCTGATCCAGGCCGCTGTGAGCAACGGTTGGAACGCGGAAGTTGATCTGCCCACTTCGCCCGAAGGCGATTGGCCCGAACTGTCGCACGAGTTTCAGATTGACCGCGTCTCGAACTCGATCGACCCGCAAACGCGGACGTTCGGGTTCTTCGTCGCGCTCGGCAATCAGCAACAGGCTTACGCTCGCGATGGCAAGAATCGCGTGATGTGGCGCTTCCGGCCTGGCAGTCAGTTGCGACTACGCGTGCCTGTCGAGAAGTTTGAAAACGTCTTCGTCGTTCCGCAGGCGGCGGTCGTGTGGGAAGGCCCCGAAGCGTTCGTCTTCCAGCAGGACGGGCAGTTCTTCCATCGCCGGCCGGTTCAAGTCTTGCATCAAGACCGCCTCAACGCCGTCGTCGCCGCTGGCGCCGGGATTCGCTCCGGCGACTACCTCGCCCAAGGTTCGGCAGCGTCGCTCAATCGCATCATGAAGTCGCAGGCCCAAGAGGCCAGCGGGGCCCCTCCGGGGATGCACGTTCATCCCGACGGTACGACGCACGCCGCTCACTAG
- a CDS encoding efflux RND transporter permease subunit, which produces MLNALIRLSLRYRMLVVVLCMTLMFYGSYLATTLPIDVFPDLDRPRVVILTECPGLATEEVETLVTQPIEIALLGASGVQAVRSQSTAGLNVVYIEFDWMTDVRAARQTVQERLATLTGILPDGIRPQMTPTASIMGQIMIGGMYRQKGPKGGQLIPLPEGGLLAEVIAAPAGEPQLNVWQVVERNQPATWKAVDLKQVEWLPPEPGERNRRVSIHLAGGVQTIAIPDEHQQQMALRTLADWVIRPRLLKIPGIAEVFTQGGERKQYQILVNPTALLEYGVSLQEVERALQESNINTSGGFAVQGESERPIRILGRLGPREYRVTSDLKMVPVKRNASRPVLLQDVAEVTEGAQFKRGDGSVNGQPGVVFTIAKQPHVDTRALTNEITAALAGVEQSLPADIVINSELFRLKNFIDRGIFNVGEALVIGAVLVVIVLFLFLMNLRTTFITLTAIPLSLVITTLVFRVLSQLTGAQLSINVMTLGGIAVAMGELVDDAIVDVENIFRRLRENNSLERPLPAIRVVYEASKEIRSAIVFGTIVVILVFLPLFALSGVEGRLFAPLAVAYITSILASLLVSLTVTPVLSYYLLPNSRAAHREGDGPLLRTLKTLAAPLIRFSMAQPTLLLVVTWAMVAVAAWQLTRLGRDFLPPFDEGSILVNVTLPPGSSLDASNQVSQLIDEEFRERQLTSENPNGEIVHFVRRTGRAEMDEHAAPVNAGEYILSMNPAVQHSRDEVIKDLLDTLREEVPGVSIEVEQPLAHLISHMVSGVYAQIAIKVVGDDLDTLLGTAEQIRSIVGDIPGITPPVIEPVQQTEELHIALRSDDLAKYGLTRGYVAQVLETALQGDVVSQVLEGQRRFDLLVRLEDAARTDYTALGRLRIELPEGGQVELSELADIYSGVGPNAVNRENARRRIVIRCNTQDRDLASAVEEIQKRVSAQVSLPDGYFIEYGGQFESQQHATRLIGILAIVSAIGMFVVLMILFPSVRIVGQILNALPTAFIGGVLALVLTGQTLTVASLVGFISLGGIAVRNGILLVTHYFHLMKDEGEAFTAEMILRGSLERLAPVLMTALTAGIGLAPLVIGGQEPGREILYPVATVILGGLVTSTFCEFLIHPGIFWQFTGKDADRLVHEASQSEEL; this is translated from the coding sequence ATGCTCAATGCTCTGATTCGATTATCGCTTCGCTACCGGATGTTGGTCGTCGTGCTTTGCATGACGCTGATGTTCTACGGCAGCTACTTGGCGACAACGCTGCCCATCGACGTTTTCCCCGACCTCGATCGCCCTCGCGTCGTCATTTTGACGGAGTGCCCAGGGCTCGCGACCGAGGAAGTCGAAACGCTCGTCACCCAACCGATTGAAATCGCGCTACTCGGAGCAAGCGGCGTTCAAGCTGTGCGCAGCCAGAGCACGGCGGGATTGAACGTCGTCTACATCGAGTTCGATTGGATGACCGACGTTCGTGCCGCACGGCAAACCGTGCAGGAACGGCTGGCGACGCTCACCGGCATTCTGCCGGATGGGATTCGCCCCCAGATGACGCCGACGGCATCGATCATGGGACAGATTATGATCGGCGGCATGTACCGCCAGAAAGGACCGAAGGGCGGCCAGCTTATCCCGCTTCCCGAAGGGGGACTATTGGCAGAAGTAATCGCCGCTCCAGCCGGCGAGCCACAGCTAAACGTCTGGCAGGTCGTCGAACGCAATCAACCCGCGACTTGGAAAGCTGTAGATCTGAAGCAAGTCGAATGGCTTCCGCCGGAGCCGGGCGAGCGCAATCGTCGCGTCAGCATCCACTTGGCGGGCGGCGTCCAAACGATTGCTATTCCCGACGAGCACCAGCAACAAATGGCGTTGCGAACGCTAGCCGACTGGGTGATTCGACCGCGTTTGCTCAAGATACCGGGCATCGCAGAGGTATTCACGCAAGGCGGTGAGCGGAAGCAGTATCAAATTCTCGTGAACCCGACCGCTCTCTTGGAATACGGAGTTTCGCTGCAAGAAGTCGAGCGCGCGCTCCAGGAGAGCAACATCAACACCAGCGGCGGTTTTGCCGTGCAAGGCGAGTCAGAACGCCCGATTCGCATTTTGGGACGACTCGGCCCGCGAGAGTATCGAGTCACGAGCGACTTGAAAATGGTTCCCGTCAAACGAAACGCCTCGCGCCCCGTGCTGTTGCAGGACGTTGCCGAAGTGACCGAAGGGGCCCAGTTCAAACGCGGCGACGGCAGCGTCAACGGCCAACCGGGCGTCGTCTTCACGATCGCCAAGCAGCCGCACGTTGATACGCGCGCGCTTACGAACGAAATCACTGCAGCGCTCGCCGGTGTCGAGCAGTCGTTGCCAGCCGATATCGTCATCAACTCCGAACTATTCCGTCTCAAAAATTTCATCGACCGAGGGATTTTCAACGTCGGCGAGGCACTCGTCATTGGGGCCGTCTTAGTGGTGATTGTGCTGTTTTTGTTCCTGATGAATCTGCGCACAACGTTCATCACGTTGACGGCGATTCCGCTGTCGCTGGTCATTACGACGCTCGTGTTCCGCGTGCTGAGCCAACTTACGGGGGCTCAGCTCTCCATCAATGTCATGACGCTCGGCGGAATTGCCGTCGCGATGGGGGAACTCGTCGACGACGCCATTGTCGACGTGGAAAACATTTTTCGACGGCTGCGCGAAAACAACTCGCTGGAACGACCGCTGCCGGCCATTCGCGTTGTCTACGAAGCCAGCAAAGAAATTCGCAGCGCGATCGTGTTCGGCACGATCGTGGTCATTCTCGTCTTCTTGCCGTTGTTTGCTCTGTCGGGCGTCGAAGGGCGTCTCTTCGCGCCACTGGCCGTCGCTTACATCACCTCCATTCTTGCCTCGCTGCTGGTCTCACTGACGGTGACGCCGGTGCTGAGCTACTACCTGCTTCCCAATTCCCGCGCGGCTCATCGCGAGGGGGACGGGCCGCTTCTGCGAACGTTAAAGACGTTGGCGGCGCCGCTGATTCGCTTCAGCATGGCGCAGCCGACTTTGCTGCTCGTCGTGACGTGGGCGATGGTCGCGGTCGCCGCTTGGCAACTCACCCGGCTCGGCCGAGATTTTCTTCCGCCGTTCGACGAAGGGAGCATCCTCGTCAACGTGACGCTTCCGCCTGGCTCCTCATTGGACGCGTCGAATCAAGTCTCGCAGTTGATTGACGAGGAGTTTCGCGAGCGACAACTCACCTCGGAGAATCCAAACGGTGAGATCGTCCACTTCGTACGCCGCACCGGGCGGGCGGAAATGGATGAGCACGCAGCGCCTGTGAACGCTGGCGAGTACATCCTCAGCATGAACCCAGCGGTGCAGCATAGTCGCGATGAGGTGATCAAAGACCTGCTCGACACGCTTCGCGAGGAAGTTCCTGGCGTGTCGATCGAAGTCGAGCAACCGCTCGCACACTTAATTAGCCACATGGTATCCGGCGTCTACGCTCAGATTGCCATCAAAGTAGTCGGCGACGACCTCGACACGCTGCTCGGAACGGCCGAGCAAATTCGCAGCATCGTCGGCGATATCCCCGGCATCACGCCGCCGGTGATTGAACCGGTTCAGCAGACCGAGGAACTTCACATCGCTCTACGCAGCGACGACTTGGCCAAGTACGGCCTCACGCGTGGCTACGTCGCCCAAGTGCTCGAAACAGCCTTGCAGGGTGATGTCGTGTCGCAAGTGCTCGAAGGCCAACGGCGTTTTGACCTACTCGTTCGCCTCGAAGACGCGGCTCGAACGGACTACACAGCACTCGGCCGACTCCGCATCGAACTGCCGGAAGGAGGCCAAGTCGAGCTTTCAGAACTCGCTGATATCTACTCAGGCGTCGGCCCCAACGCCGTCAATCGAGAGAACGCCCGTCGCCGCATCGTTATTCGCTGCAACACGCAAGACCGCGACTTGGCGAGCGCTGTCGAAGAAATCCAAAAGCGGGTCTCGGCACAAGTCTCGCTGCCCGATGGCTACTTCATCGAGTACGGCGGCCAATTTGAAAGTCAGCAGCACGCGACGCGACTGATCGGCATTCTGGCGATCGTCTCAGCGATCGGCATGTTCGTCGTGCTGATGATTCTATTTCCTTCCGTGCGGATCGTCGGCCAAATCCTCAACGCACTCCCGACGGCCTTTATCGGCGGCGTGCTGGCGCTAGTCCTTACGGGGCAAACGCTCACGGTTGCCAGTCTGGTGGGGTTCATTTCCCTCGGCGGCATCGCCGTGCGGAACGGCATCTTGCTCGTGACTCATTACTTCCACCTCATGAAAGACGAAGGCGAAGCATTCACCGCCGAGATGATTCTCCGTGGCAGCTTAGAGCGACTGGCCCCGGTGTTGATGACGGCGCTCACGGCCGGAATTGGATTGGCGCCGCTGGTGATCGGCGGGCAGGAACCAGGCCGCGAGATTCTGTACCCGGTGGCGACGGTCATTCTAGGTGGACTCGTAACGTCGACGTTCTGCGAGTTTTTAATTCACCCTGGAATCTTTTGGCAGTTCACCGGTAAGGACGCTGACCGGCTCGTGCACGAAGCCAGTCAGAGCGAGGAGTTGTAA